Proteins encoded together in one Oxalobacteraceae sp. CFBP 8761 window:
- a CDS encoding aldehyde dehydrogenase (NADP(+)), producing the protein MTILGEMIIGQSCLRGTGGEVFGFNPATRTNLEPAFGQATPDDVERACTLAAQAFDPYRALPLEARAAFLEMVAEEILAIGPELIERAQLETGLPQARLEGERMRTVTQLRLFAKVVRDGYFMDATIDSAMPERTPPRPDLRLRKIGLGPVVVFGASNFPLAFSVAGGDTASALAAGCPVVVKAHGAHPGTSELVGRAVQRAVKASGLPEGVFSMLFGDGRTVGQQLVAHPAIKAVGFTGSRQGGLALLRTAAARAEPIPVYAEMSSVNPVFLLPAALQAGGATLAQGFVDSLTLGVGQFCTNPGLVFALAGAELDAFVDASAAALGAKGAGTMLTAGIHDAYTKGVSAFGAVDGLQLVAQGTTEGSGCAAQAALYVCDAATYMGNPALEDEVFGPCAVLVRFTDAAQMLQAAEHLHGQLTVTVHAREGDLDLAAALLPIVERKAGRVLFNGFPTGVEVAHAMVHGGPFPATSDSRTTSVGASAIDRFLRPVCYQNVPGSLLPEALRDDNPLGLARLQDGALQAAGGK; encoded by the coding sequence ATGACCATCCTCGGTGAAATGATCATTGGCCAGTCGTGCCTGCGCGGCACGGGCGGCGAGGTGTTCGGCTTCAACCCGGCCACCCGCACGAATCTCGAGCCGGCCTTTGGCCAGGCGACGCCTGACGATGTCGAGCGCGCCTGCACGCTGGCCGCGCAAGCGTTCGACCCGTACCGCGCGCTGCCGCTCGAGGCGCGCGCTGCGTTCCTCGAGATGGTGGCCGAAGAAATCCTGGCGATCGGCCCCGAGCTGATCGAGCGCGCGCAACTGGAAACGGGCCTGCCGCAGGCCCGCCTGGAAGGTGAGCGCATGCGCACCGTCACCCAGTTGCGCCTGTTTGCCAAAGTCGTGCGCGACGGGTATTTCATGGACGCGACCATCGACAGCGCCATGCCAGAGCGCACGCCGCCACGGCCCGATCTGCGCCTGCGCAAGATCGGCCTCGGTCCGGTCGTCGTGTTCGGCGCCAGTAACTTCCCACTGGCGTTCTCGGTCGCGGGCGGCGATACGGCGTCGGCGCTGGCCGCCGGTTGCCCGGTCGTGGTCAAGGCGCACGGCGCCCACCCCGGCACGTCGGAGCTGGTCGGGCGCGCCGTGCAGCGCGCCGTCAAGGCCAGTGGCTTGCCGGAAGGCGTGTTCTCGATGCTGTTCGGCGATGGCCGCACGGTCGGCCAGCAGCTTGTGGCCCATCCGGCGATCAAGGCCGTGGGCTTCACCGGCTCGCGTCAGGGTGGCCTGGCACTGCTGCGCACCGCCGCCGCGCGCGCTGAACCGATTCCCGTGTACGCCGAAATGAGCAGCGTGAATCCCGTGTTCCTGCTGCCCGCTGCATTGCAGGCCGGCGGCGCGACGCTGGCCCAGGGCTTCGTCGATTCGCTGACGCTCGGCGTCGGCCAGTTCTGCACCAACCCGGGCCTCGTGTTCGCCCTGGCCGGCGCCGAACTGGATGCCTTCGTCGATGCGAGCGCCGCGGCGCTGGGCGCCAAGGGCGCCGGCACGATGCTCACCGCCGGCATCCATGACGCCTACACGAAAGGCGTGAGCGCCTTCGGCGCGGTCGATGGCCTGCAACTGGTCGCGCAAGGCACGACTGAAGGAAGCGGCTGCGCTGCGCAGGCTGCGCTGTATGTGTGCGATGCCGCCACGTACATGGGCAACCCGGCGTTAGAGGATGAAGTGTTCGGTCCGTGCGCGGTGCTGGTGCGCTTTACCGACGCCGCCCAAATGTTGCAGGCAGCAGAACACCTGCACGGGCAGCTGACCGTCACGGTCCATGCACGCGAAGGCGACCTCGATCTGGCTGCTGCGCTGCTGCCGATAGTGGAGCGCAAGGCAGGCCGCGTACTGTTCAATGGCTTCCCGACCGGCGTCGAAGTGGCGCACGCGATGGTGCACGGCGGCCCGTTCCCGGCCACGAGCGACAGCCGCACGACGTCGGTTGGCGCCAGTGCGATCGATCGCTTCCTGCGCCCGGTGTGCTACCAGAACGTGCCGGGCAGCCTGCTGCCCGAGGCGCTGCGCGACGACAATCCGCTGGGCCTGGCACGTCTGCAGGACGGCGCATTGCAGGCAGCCGGGGGGAAGTAA
- a CDS encoding MFS transporter, whose translation MNQQVIDVTPAQSVVGRYRWTICALLFFATTINYLDRQVLSLLAPVLTEQFNWTNTDYANITATFQFVYAISMLFAGRVIDRMGTKRAYVLAIVVWSLGAIGHAYAIGIGEAVNTVFTSVGLAVVPVSVAGFMIGRAVLAIGEAGNFPAAIKATAEYFPKRERSFATGIFNSGANVGAILAPLTVPLIAAHWGWQSAFIVIGGIGFLWMGLWIWLYDAPERQPRLKAAELAYINSDAGVVAAPTGKPVKGSWFKLLGYRQTWAFAFGKFMTDGVWWFFLFWLPKYMSAQYGMSATDMIIPLAVLYSMTMVGSIGGGWLPTWFLNRGADIYHGRMKAMLIIALCPLVVLLAQPLGYLGFWVPVILIGVGASAHQAWSANLFTTVSDMFPKHSVGSVVGIGGMAGGLGGVLLTKLGGWLFDHYGALGQLQTGYMIMFSICAVAYLVAWTVMKMLVPQHREIKGL comes from the coding sequence ATGAATCAGCAAGTCATCGACGTAACACCGGCGCAGTCGGTGGTGGGCAGATATCGCTGGACGATCTGCGCGCTGCTGTTCTTCGCCACCACCATCAATTACCTGGACCGCCAGGTCCTGAGCCTGCTCGCACCGGTGCTCACCGAGCAGTTCAACTGGACGAACACCGACTACGCCAACATCACGGCGACCTTCCAGTTCGTGTACGCGATCTCGATGCTGTTTGCGGGCCGCGTGATCGACCGCATGGGCACCAAGCGCGCCTACGTGCTGGCGATCGTCGTCTGGTCGCTGGGCGCCATCGGTCATGCGTACGCAATCGGCATCGGCGAAGCGGTCAACACGGTATTCACCAGCGTCGGCCTGGCCGTGGTGCCCGTGTCGGTGGCCGGCTTCATGATCGGCCGCGCGGTGCTGGCCATTGGCGAAGCCGGTAACTTCCCGGCCGCGATCAAGGCCACTGCCGAATACTTCCCGAAACGCGAGCGCTCGTTCGCCACCGGCATCTTCAATTCGGGTGCCAATGTCGGCGCGATCCTGGCGCCACTGACCGTGCCGCTGATCGCTGCGCACTGGGGCTGGCAGTCGGCGTTCATCGTCATTGGCGGCATCGGCTTCTTGTGGATGGGCCTCTGGATCTGGCTGTACGATGCGCCGGAACGCCAGCCGCGCCTGAAGGCGGCCGAACTGGCCTACATCAACAGCGACGCCGGCGTGGTGGCGGCGCCCACCGGCAAGCCCGTCAAGGGCTCGTGGTTCAAGCTGCTGGGCTACCGCCAGACCTGGGCCTTCGCCTTCGGCAAATTCATGACCGACGGCGTCTGGTGGTTCTTCCTGTTCTGGCTCCCCAAATACATGTCGGCGCAATACGGCATGTCGGCCACCGACATGATCATCCCGCTCGCGGTCCTGTACAGCATGACAATGGTAGGCAGCATTGGCGGCGGCTGGTTGCCGACCTGGTTCCTGAACCGGGGCGCCGACATCTATCATGGCCGCATGAAGGCCATGCTGATCATCGCCCTGTGCCCGCTGGTCGTGCTGCTCGCGCAACCGCTCGGCTACCTGGGCTTCTGGGTGCCGGTGATCCTGATCGGCGTTGGCGCCTCGGCGCACCAGGCCTGGTCGGCCAACCTGTTCACGACCGTTTCGGACATGTTCCCGAAACACAGCGTCGGCTCGGTTGTCGGCATCGGTGGCATGGCCGGTGGCCTGGGCGGCGTGCTGCTCACCAAGCTCGGGGGCTGGCTGTTCGACCATTACGGCGCGCTCGGCCAGTTGCAGACCGGGTATATGATCATGTTCTCGATCTGCGCCGTGGCCTACCTGGTGGCGTGGACAGTCATGAAAATGCTGGTGCCGCAGCACCGTGAAATCAAGGGGTTGTAA
- a CDS encoding SMP-30/gluconolactonase/LRE family protein, which produces MSAEVERVGGVHCATGESPLWHAGQAAWYWVDIPARRIWRSDQASGALQHWTAPEMVACIAADSDGGLIAGMETGVFRLTLGADGTVDARRLAAPPDVELGEGMRFNDGRCDRQGRFWSGTMFMDMGAARAVGGLYRYSTAAGLHGPVVRNLLTQNGLAFSPDGRTMYLSDSHPQRRLVWAYDYDPDAGLPSNERIFLDLAGQRGRPDGAAVDVDGCYWSCANDGGVVQRFTPQGKLDREIALPMAKPSMCAFGGPALDLLLVTSIDPAGAANPGGDAGSVVILRPGVQGIAETPFAV; this is translated from the coding sequence ATGTCTGCTGAAGTAGAACGCGTCGGGGGCGTGCATTGCGCCACCGGTGAAAGCCCGCTGTGGCATGCGGGGCAGGCTGCCTGGTATTGGGTGGACATCCCTGCGCGCCGCATCTGGCGCAGCGACCAGGCCAGCGGCGCTTTGCAGCATTGGACGGCACCTGAAATGGTGGCCTGCATTGCCGCGGACAGCGATGGCGGCCTGATCGCCGGCATGGAAACGGGCGTGTTTCGCCTGACGCTGGGGGCCGATGGAACGGTCGATGCACGCCGCCTGGCCGCGCCGCCTGACGTGGAGCTGGGCGAGGGCATGCGTTTCAACGACGGGCGCTGCGACCGGCAGGGCCGGTTCTGGAGCGGCACCATGTTCATGGACATGGGCGCCGCACGCGCGGTGGGCGGGCTGTATCGCTACAGCACCGCTGCAGGCCTGCATGGGCCTGTCGTTCGGAACTTGCTGACGCAGAACGGCCTGGCCTTCTCGCCGGATGGCCGCACGATGTACCTGTCCGACTCGCACCCGCAACGGCGCCTCGTGTGGGCCTACGATTACGATCCCGATGCCGGCCTGCCGAGCAATGAGCGGATATTTCTCGACCTGGCGGGGCAACGGGGCCGGCCCGACGGGGCGGCGGTCGACGTCGATGGCTGCTACTGGAGCTGCGCCAACGATGGCGGTGTGGTGCAGCGCTTCACGCCGCAAGGCAAGCTTGATCGTGAAATTGCGCTGCCGATGGCCAAGCCGTCGATGTGCGCATTTGGCGGCCCGGCGCTCGACCTGCTGCTCGTGACGTCGATTGATCCGGCAGGGGCGGCCAATCCTGGTGGCGACGCCGGTTCGGTCGTCATCCTGCGGCCGGGCGTGCAGGGTATCGCAGAGACGCCATTCGCCGTTTGA
- a CDS encoding LysR family transcriptional regulator, producing the protein MHIDLTDLRLLLAIEAAGSLSKAAERFPIALSAASNRLRGFEQDTGIVVFTRSAAGMTPTPSGRFILERAARIVNETEQLRETVRDLRGGRRMSVHLAGTTVAISTFLPAALGEFLADHPQVDLQLDERASRDIVAAVRAGEIELGIFDGNVTTGEMISLPFRSDRLVMLVPAGHALAQRATMKLRDAFEYAFVCLPPERPMQHFIEARAIHNGRPLKVRVRAPSFDAIAQLVAQDVGIAMLPEAAAIRFARELSVAIVALDDAWANRELRVCVADPALLSPHAELLLSYLAHSR; encoded by the coding sequence ATGCACATCGACCTGACCGATCTTCGCCTGTTACTGGCCATCGAGGCCGCTGGCAGCCTGAGCAAGGCCGCCGAACGCTTCCCCATCGCCCTGTCCGCGGCCAGCAACCGCCTGCGCGGGTTCGAGCAGGACACCGGCATAGTCGTATTTACCCGCTCGGCGGCCGGCATGACGCCAACGCCCTCAGGACGCTTCATCCTCGAGCGGGCCGCGCGCATTGTCAATGAAACGGAGCAGTTGCGCGAGACCGTGCGCGACCTGCGCGGTGGACGCCGCATGTCGGTGCACCTGGCCGGCACTACAGTGGCGATCAGCACCTTCCTGCCAGCGGCCCTTGGCGAATTTTTGGCGGACCACCCTCAAGTCGACCTGCAACTGGACGAACGCGCCAGCCGCGATATCGTGGCGGCGGTACGCGCCGGCGAGATCGAGCTGGGCATTTTCGATGGGAACGTGACGACCGGCGAGATGATCTCGCTGCCCTTTCGCAGCGATCGCCTGGTGATGCTGGTGCCGGCCGGCCATGCGCTGGCGCAGCGCGCGACGATGAAGCTGCGGGACGCCTTTGAATACGCGTTCGTGTGTCTGCCGCCGGAACGGCCGATGCAGCATTTCATTGAAGCGAGGGCGATCCACAACGGCCGGCCGTTGAAGGTGCGCGTACGGGCGCCGAGCTTCGACGCCATCGCGCAGCTGGTGGCGCAGGATGTCGGCATCGCCATGCTGCCCGAGGCGGCCGCCATCCGCTTTGCCCGCGAGCTGTCCGTCGCCATCGTCGCGCTGGACGACGCGTGGGCAAACCGGGAACTTCGCGTCTGCGTCGCCGATCCCGCATTGTTGTCGCCACACGCTGAATTGTTGTTAAGTTATCTAGCGCACAGCCGATGA
- a CDS encoding DMT family transporter, producing the protein MSDLTWVGRWAQDGRLYAILAATGMSMKAVFVKLGYAAAPVDALTMLALRMGFALPLFLGLAWMARDPQAARLTPKDWLHIATLGFFGYYLASLFDFYGLETITAGLERLILYLYPTLVLLFQVCLTKQYPSSRTLQALGICYLGLGVGFIHDLHVTGMSSELLTGAAWVFASAVAYALYFVGTGAVVKRIGAMRLAGLAGSASCLFVLLHFTLAGDRAALTTLPPAVWLNSSLMAVVSTVVPIYWLSLAIARLGASRTAAIGNLGPVLTVFASWLLLGEPLSVFQLGGLALVILGVARLKPKAQPAATAAPKRASA; encoded by the coding sequence ATGAGCGATTTGACATGGGTAGGCCGCTGGGCGCAGGACGGACGGCTGTATGCGATTCTGGCCGCCACGGGAATGAGCATGAAGGCGGTGTTCGTCAAGCTGGGCTACGCGGCCGCGCCAGTGGATGCATTGACCATGCTGGCGCTGCGCATGGGTTTTGCGCTGCCGCTGTTCCTGGGCCTGGCCTGGATGGCGCGCGATCCGCAGGCAGCCCGGTTGACGCCGAAGGACTGGCTGCACATCGCAACCCTGGGCTTCTTCGGCTATTACCTGGCGAGCCTGTTCGATTTCTATGGCCTCGAAACCATCACGGCCGGGCTTGAACGGCTGATCCTGTACCTGTACCCGACGCTGGTGCTGTTGTTCCAGGTCTGTCTCACCAAACAGTACCCGTCGAGCCGTACCTTGCAGGCGCTGGGCATCTGTTACCTGGGCCTCGGCGTCGGCTTCATCCACGACCTGCACGTGACCGGCATGAGCAGCGAGCTCCTGACTGGTGCTGCATGGGTATTTGCCAGCGCCGTGGCGTACGCGCTGTACTTCGTCGGCACCGGCGCGGTCGTCAAGCGGATCGGCGCGATGCGCCTGGCAGGCCTGGCAGGCAGCGCATCGTGCTTGTTCGTGCTGCTGCATTTCACGCTGGCCGGTGACCGCGCCGCCCTCACGACGCTGCCGCCAGCGGTCTGGCTCAATAGCAGTCTGATGGCCGTGGTATCGACCGTGGTGCCGATCTATTGGCTGTCGCTGGCGATTGCCCGCCTCGGCGCATCGCGGACGGCGGCGATCGGCAATCTCGGCCCGGTACTGACGGTGTTCGCTTCGTGGCTGCTGCTGGGAGAGCCGTTGTCCGTATTCCAGTTGGGCGGGTTGGCGCTGGTGATCCTGGGTGTGGCGCGGCTCAAGCCGAAGGCGCAGCCAGCGGCGACGGCTGCACCGAAACGGGCGTCGGCATGA
- a CDS encoding MOSC domain-containing protein: MLMAGAGIDGDRHRDPASPRQLLLASSATYADLNLAPHALRENLLLDTPIDALPSGTVLQIGDQAQVRLMFACEACGRLDLHGAHVAARIGARRGVLARVVQGGAICTGDTVRDLGPLLSAWSDDWHERVAQVIDAMPRDTVIDYALLARLAGIQSTYCRAFPRFLASLGPAYTDRAVPARTISHLPRWDGRGLFDAVMPTPVSVQPSPLAAPSA; this comes from the coding sequence ATGCTCATGGCCGGCGCGGGGATCGATGGCGACCGCCACCGCGACCCGGCATCGCCCCGCCAGCTGCTGCTGGCGAGCAGCGCGACCTATGCTGATTTGAATCTCGCTCCCCACGCGCTGCGCGAGAACCTGCTGCTCGATACGCCCATCGACGCCCTGCCCTCCGGCACCGTGCTGCAGATCGGGGACCAGGCGCAGGTGCGCCTGATGTTCGCATGCGAAGCGTGCGGCCGGCTCGACCTGCATGGCGCGCACGTCGCCGCCAGGATTGGCGCCCGACGTGGCGTGCTGGCGCGCGTCGTGCAAGGCGGCGCAATTTGTACCGGCGACACCGTACGCGACCTGGGCCCATTGCTGTCCGCGTGGTCAGATGACTGGCACGAACGCGTGGCACAGGTGATCGACGCCATGCCGCGCGACACCGTGATCGACTACGCGCTACTGGCGCGCCTGGCCGGCATCCAGTCGACCTACTGCCGCGCGTTCCCACGCTTTTTGGCGTCGCTTGGGCCGGCGTATACGGACCGGGCTGTTCCGGCGCGGACCATCTCGCACTTGCCGCGCTGGGATGGCCGCGGCTTGTTCGATGCTGTCATGCCGACGCCCGTTTCGGTGCAGCCGTCGCCGCTGGCTGCGCCTTCGGCTTGA
- a CDS encoding M20/M25/M40 family metallo-hydrolase: MRHLASALSISIALALTGCATSAQGPQTSGRDALTSSISADSLRGHLSFLSSDLLEGRGTPSRGVDLAAEYIAAQFRRAGLEAAGDDGYFQTANWQYARRSPQDIALTVTAGGKTMTLNGTGASANFVDPVTLAHTPAVFMTWQAALDDPDKANGKVLVVPAAAIPGAGAALQAKLKSKPALIVLIDRERRQARTQGGWLIDPGFAVAKGGAPVVLVHAADAATALEQGGATVAAKIVAPEITPTKLRNVIGVLRGSDPALKSTYVMLSAHYDHLGIRDGEIFNGANDDGSGTVSVIEIAASMAAQKERPRRSIVFVALFGEELGLLGSRYYAKHPVFPLKDTVMNLNLEQLGRTDDGEGPQLRSATMTGFDYSTVGTTLQRAGEQTGIRFWKHPTNSDRYFARSDNQALADAGVPAHTLCVAFGFPDYHGKDDTWDKVDYDNLASVNRMIAVALQDIANDPVKPAWTDVPNAAKYRAAAAALQAPK; this comes from the coding sequence ATGCGTCACCTTGCCTCCGCGCTGTCCATTTCCATCGCCCTCGCCCTGACCGGGTGCGCCACCTCGGCCCAGGGGCCGCAGACTTCGGGGCGCGATGCGCTGACCTCCAGCATCTCGGCCGACTCGCTGCGCGGCCACCTGTCGTTCCTGTCGTCCGACCTGCTCGAAGGGCGCGGCACGCCGTCGCGCGGCGTTGACCTGGCGGCTGAATACATCGCGGCGCAGTTCCGCCGCGCGGGGCTTGAGGCGGCGGGCGACGACGGCTACTTCCAGACCGCGAACTGGCAATACGCCAGGCGCAGCCCGCAGGACATCGCCTTGACGGTGACGGCTGGCGGCAAGACCATGACACTTAACGGCACGGGCGCATCGGCCAACTTCGTCGATCCGGTCACGCTGGCGCACACCCCTGCCGTCTTCATGACCTGGCAGGCGGCGCTCGACGATCCGGACAAAGCCAACGGCAAGGTGCTGGTCGTACCGGCCGCCGCAATCCCCGGCGCGGGCGCCGCGCTGCAAGCCAAACTGAAAAGCAAGCCGGCGCTGATCGTACTGATCGACCGCGAACGCCGTCAGGCGCGCACGCAGGGTGGCTGGCTGATCGATCCGGGCTTCGCAGTGGCAAAAGGCGGCGCGCCGGTCGTGCTGGTGCATGCAGCCGATGCCGCGACCGCACTCGAACAGGGCGGCGCCACCGTCGCCGCGAAGATCGTCGCACCCGAGATCACGCCGACCAAGCTGCGCAACGTGATCGGCGTGCTGCGCGGTTCGGACCCGGCCCTGAAAAGCACCTACGTGATGCTCAGCGCGCACTACGATCACCTGGGCATCCGCGATGGCGAGATCTTCAACGGCGCCAACGACGATGGCAGCGGCACCGTCTCGGTCATCGAGATCGCCGCCAGCATGGCGGCGCAAAAGGAACGTCCACGCCGCAGCATCGTGTTCGTCGCGCTGTTCGGCGAAGAACTGGGCCTGCTCGGCTCGCGCTACTACGCGAAGCATCCCGTGTTCCCGCTGAAGGACACCGTGATGAACCTGAACCTCGAGCAGCTTGGCCGCACCGACGACGGCGAAGGCCCGCAGTTGCGCTCCGCCACGATGACCGGCTTTGACTATTCGACGGTGGGCACGACGCTGCAACGCGCAGGCGAACAGACCGGCATCCGCTTCTGGAAGCACCCGACCAACAGCGACCGCTATTTTGCGCGCAGCGACAACCAGGCGCTGGCCGATGCCGGCGTGCCGGCTCACACGCTGTGCGTAGCGTTCGGCTTCCCCGATTACCACGGCAAGGACGACACCTGGGACAAGGTCGACTACGACAACCTGGCCAGCGTGAACCGCATGATCGCCGTGGCGTTGCAGGACATCGCCAACGATCCGGTCAAGCCGGCGTGGACGGACGTGCCCAATGCCGCCAAGTACCGCGCTGCGGCGGCGGCGTTGCAGGCGCCGAAGTAA
- a CDS encoding alkene reductase, producing the protein MHQLFSPFKLASLPLVNRVVMAPLTRARAPDDVATETVALYYTQRATAGLIVSEGTPISREGQGYLFNPGIYTPAQIAGWRLTTQSVHAIGAKMFAQLWHVGRVSHPSIQTDGIDPVSASSKIAQGAMAYGVKDDGTPGMVATTQPRQLATDEVARVVQDFANAAGNAIEAGFDGVEIHGANGYLLEQFLNPLVNDRDDEYGATTMDNRLRFALAVVDAVVARIGRERVGIRLSPYGRLFDMPLYDDIDSTYTALVAALGERRIAYVHIMDQSGYGMGDKASGPTVSDKIQDLLRAFRPALPETALILAGGMTRERADKMIDDGVIDLAAFGQPFISNPDLVARLRNGWPLAEPDRSTYYGGDARGYIDYPPYAAQG; encoded by the coding sequence ATGCACCAGTTATTCTCGCCATTCAAGCTCGCTTCGCTTCCCCTCGTCAACCGCGTCGTGATGGCGCCCTTGACCCGGGCGCGTGCGCCGGACGACGTCGCCACTGAAACCGTCGCGCTGTATTACACCCAGCGCGCCACCGCTGGCCTGATCGTCAGCGAAGGCACGCCCATTTCCCGCGAAGGCCAGGGTTACCTGTTTAACCCCGGCATCTACACGCCCGCGCAGATCGCCGGCTGGCGCCTGACGACCCAATCCGTGCACGCCATCGGTGCGAAGATGTTCGCGCAGCTCTGGCACGTGGGCCGCGTGTCGCACCCGAGCATCCAGACCGATGGCATCGATCCCGTCAGCGCCAGCTCGAAAATCGCGCAAGGCGCCATGGCCTATGGTGTCAAGGATGATGGCACGCCGGGCATGGTGGCCACCACCCAACCGCGCCAGCTTGCCACCGACGAGGTAGCGCGCGTGGTGCAGGATTTTGCCAACGCCGCTGGCAATGCCATCGAGGCCGGTTTCGACGGCGTCGAGATCCACGGCGCCAATGGCTATCTGCTGGAGCAGTTCCTCAACCCGCTGGTCAATGACCGCGACGACGAGTACGGCGCAACCACGATGGACAACCGCCTGCGCTTTGCCCTGGCAGTCGTCGATGCCGTCGTCGCCCGCATCGGCCGCGAGCGCGTGGGCATCCGCCTGTCGCCCTACGGCCGCCTGTTCGACATGCCGCTGTACGACGACATCGACTCCACCTACACGGCGCTGGTCGCCGCGCTCGGGGAACGCCGCATCGCCTATGTTCACATCATGGACCAATCCGGCTACGGCATGGGCGACAAGGCGTCCGGGCCGACCGTGTCCGACAAGATCCAGGACTTGCTGCGCGCCTTCCGGCCCGCGCTGCCCGAGACTGCACTGATTTTGGCTGGCGGCATGACGCGCGAACGCGCCGATAAGATGATCGACGATGGCGTGATCGACCTGGCAGCGTTTGGCCAGCCGTTCATCTCGAACCCCGACCTGGTCGCGCGCCTGCGCAACGGCTGGCCACTGGCCGAGCCTGACCGCAGCACCTACTACGGGGGTGATGCCAGGGGCTATATCGATTACCCGCCGTACGCTGCGCAGGGCTGA
- a CDS encoding histidine kinase, translating to MASISPPIHQQRRARLRRLLTDLPLSIAISALLACFISLVTGRFLENLLVSVLIGIVAFTIVYGGRLLFIKRPVWRLQEWARFAALAVLAAPIAHFTGLYTAGLLLGIRTPTLAEYPSVDRISMIVFTFLGTTLMVVLIMNRERVRHAQEEQAEAHLRAQIIERQALQAQLRLLQAQIEPHMLFNTLANLQGLIALDPVRASDMLDQLIQYLRATLSVSRSETTTLEQEFAAMGAYLGLMGVRMGERLRYRLELPPALRAARLPTMLLQPLVENAIVHGVEPKIDGGEITISAAIDGDSLVLDVRDTGLGLCTGQAPARRGGGVGVATSRERLDALYGERASMTLNPAPPQGTLARLTLPLEFEQ from the coding sequence ATGGCCAGCATCTCTCCGCCGATTCACCAGCAACGACGTGCGCGCCTGCGACGCCTGTTGACCGACCTGCCGCTGTCGATCGCCATCAGCGCGCTGCTGGCGTGTTTCATCAGCCTGGTCACGGGACGCTTTCTAGAAAACCTGCTGGTGTCGGTCCTGATCGGCATCGTTGCCTTCACGATCGTGTACGGCGGGCGTCTGCTGTTCATCAAGCGGCCGGTCTGGCGCTTGCAAGAATGGGCCAGGTTCGCTGCGCTGGCGGTGCTGGCGGCGCCGATTGCCCATTTCACCGGCCTGTACACGGCCGGGCTGTTGCTCGGCATTCGTACGCCGACGCTGGCGGAATATCCGAGTGTGGACCGCATCAGCATGATCGTTTTCACCTTCCTGGGCACGACACTGATGGTCGTGCTGATCATGAACCGCGAGCGCGTGCGGCATGCCCAGGAAGAGCAGGCCGAGGCGCACCTGCGCGCGCAGATCATCGAGCGCCAGGCCTTGCAGGCGCAGCTGCGCCTGCTGCAGGCCCAGATCGAACCGCACATGCTGTTCAATACGCTGGCCAATCTGCAGGGCCTGATCGCGCTCGACCCGGTGCGCGCCAGCGACATGCTCGACCAGCTGATCCAGTACCTGCGCGCCACGCTGAGCGTATCGCGCAGCGAGACCACGACGCTGGAGCAGGAATTTGCCGCCATGGGGGCGTACCTGGGCCTGATGGGCGTGCGCATGGGCGAGCGGCTGCGCTACCGGCTCGAGCTGCCGCCGGCGCTGCGTGCCGCGCGCCTGCCCACGATGCTGCTGCAACCGCTGGTAGAGAACGCGATCGTGCACGGCGTGGAGCCGAAGATCGATGGCGGCGAGATCACCATCAGCGCGGCGATCGACGGCGACAGCCTGGTGCTCGACGTCCGGGATACGGGGCTGGGGCTGTGTACGGGCCAGGCACCTGCGCGGCGTGGCGGCGGCGTCGGCGTGGCCACGTCGCGTGAACGGCTCGACGCCCTGTATGGTGAGCGCGCATCGATGACCTTGAATCCGGCGCCGCCACAAGGTACGCTGGCCCGATTGACCCTGCCTCTGGAGTTCGAACAATGA